A part of Parafrankia discariae genomic DNA contains:
- a CDS encoding fatty acid desaturase family protein has protein sequence MARRTSLTAAEAEEFGRALDQLREEVLAGRGEDDARYIRRVIAVQRGLEMGGRVVLFASLLPPAWLAGTTMLATAKILENMEIGHNVLHGQWDWMCDPEIHSTTWEWDSASPAAQWKHSHNYVHHTWTNVLGKDRDIGYSLLRVQPEQRWHPAYLAQPFYNLALAAVFEWGIALYDTEIERAWRGEKEWGRTWAELQVSLRKAGRQAVKDYVAFPLLAGPAFLPVLLANLAANVTRNVWAHTIIFCGHFPEGAEAFTEEQIEGESRGGWYVRQVLGSANIDGPALLHLLSGNLSFQIEHHLFPDLPSNRYAQLAPRVRALCERFGLPYTTGGLLRQTASVWKRVLRLSLPGPVGLEAPGPVGPEA, from the coding sequence ATGGCCAGGCGGACGAGTCTCACCGCGGCCGAGGCCGAGGAGTTCGGCCGTGCACTCGACCAGCTCCGGGAGGAGGTCCTCGCCGGTCGGGGGGAGGACGACGCCCGGTACATCCGCAGGGTGATCGCCGTCCAGCGGGGCCTGGAGATGGGCGGGCGGGTGGTGCTGTTCGCCTCGCTGCTGCCGCCGGCGTGGCTGGCGGGCACGACGATGCTGGCGACCGCCAAGATCCTGGAGAACATGGAGATCGGGCACAACGTCCTGCACGGCCAGTGGGACTGGATGTGTGATCCCGAGATCCACTCGACCACCTGGGAATGGGATTCGGCGTCACCCGCCGCGCAGTGGAAACATTCGCACAACTACGTGCACCACACCTGGACGAACGTCCTCGGCAAGGATCGGGACATCGGTTACAGCCTGCTGCGCGTCCAGCCGGAGCAGCGCTGGCATCCCGCGTACCTCGCCCAGCCGTTCTACAACCTGGCGCTCGCGGCGGTCTTCGAGTGGGGGATCGCCCTGTACGACACCGAGATCGAACGGGCCTGGCGGGGGGAGAAGGAATGGGGCCGGACGTGGGCGGAGCTTCAGGTGTCGCTGCGTAAGGCCGGGCGGCAGGCGGTCAAGGACTACGTGGCCTTCCCGCTGCTGGCCGGCCCGGCGTTCCTGCCCGTCCTGCTCGCCAACCTCGCCGCGAACGTCACCCGTAACGTCTGGGCGCACACGATCATCTTCTGCGGTCATTTCCCGGAGGGGGCGGAGGCCTTCACCGAGGAACAGATCGAGGGGGAGAGCCGCGGCGGATGGTACGTGCGGCAGGTGCTGGGCTCGGCCAACATCGACGGCCCGGCGCTCCTGCATCTGCTGAGCGGGAACCTGAGCTTCCAGATCGAGCACCATCTCTTCCCCGACCTGCCCAGCAACCGGTACGCCCAGCTCGCCCCGCGGGTGCGCGCCCTCTGCGAACGTTTCGGCCTCCCGTACACCACCGGGGGGCTGCTGCGACAGACAGCCAGCGTGTGGAAGCGCGTCCTGCGGCTCTCGCTCCCCGGGCCCGTCGGCCTGGAAGCCCCCGGGCCCGTCGGCCCGGAAGCTTGA
- a CDS encoding ferredoxin reductase, whose product MLLDAAAPLTTPLLPDDYLGLLDPLWSRRGPRGRVEAVWREAAGVATLAIRPGAGWSEHCAGQYVRVGGNVDGVWHWRPYSVSSAPGNPGGAFSITVRAVPGGRLSGYLVERVPPGTVVRLENPQGRFVLPPVLPPRLLFVTAGSGITPVMSMLRGLASAGGMPDAVVVHSAPTRDDVIFGAELRELAARFPTLRLHEHHTRALGRPARRLTMAALPTICPDWAERPAWVCGPAGMLADAEAWWRRAGIADHLKVERFHPAGTSAGGTGGRVRFARSGRQVQAVGDTSLLVVGEDAGVLMPSGCRMGICHSCVARLTSGRVRDLRTGREHGARGELVQTCVSGAAGDVEIEL is encoded by the coding sequence ATGCTGTTGGATGCCGCGGCCCCGTTGACCACGCCGCTGCTGCCCGATGATTACCTGGGGCTGCTTGACCCGCTGTGGTCGCGGCGTGGGCCGCGGGGGCGGGTCGAGGCTGTGTGGCGGGAGGCCGCGGGTGTCGCGACACTGGCGATTCGGCCCGGCGCGGGCTGGAGCGAGCATTGTGCCGGCCAGTATGTCCGGGTCGGCGGGAATGTCGACGGCGTGTGGCACTGGCGTCCCTACTCGGTGTCCTCGGCGCCGGGGAATCCCGGCGGTGCCTTCTCGATCACGGTCAGGGCGGTCCCTGGCGGGCGGTTGTCCGGGTATCTCGTGGAGCGGGTCCCGCCCGGCACGGTCGTGCGTCTGGAGAACCCTCAGGGGCGTTTCGTGCTGCCGCCGGTGCTTCCTCCCCGGCTGCTGTTCGTGACCGCTGGCAGCGGCATCACGCCGGTGATGTCGATGCTGCGCGGCCTCGCGTCAGCGGGCGGGATGCCGGACGCGGTCGTCGTGCACTCGGCGCCGACGCGGGACGACGTCATTTTCGGCGCCGAGCTACGGGAGCTGGCCGCCCGGTTCCCCACCCTTCGGCTGCACGAGCACCACACCAGGGCGCTCGGTCGGCCCGCCCGGCGTCTCACCATGGCGGCACTGCCCACGATCTGCCCGGACTGGGCCGAACGGCCGGCCTGGGTCTGCGGGCCCGCGGGGATGCTCGCGGACGCCGAGGCCTGGTGGCGCCGGGCCGGGATCGCGGACCACCTGAAGGTGGAGCGGTTCCATCCCGCCGGGACGTCCGCCGGCGGGACCGGAGGGCGGGTCCGGTTCGCCAGGAGCGGCCGGCAGGTTCAGGCTGTCGGCGACACATCGCTGCTGGTGGTGGGTGAGGACGCCGGCGTCCTCATGCCGAGCGGCTGTCGCATGGGTATCTGCCACAGCTGCGTGGCCAGGCTCACCTCGGGCCGGGTGCGGGACCTGCGCACCGGGCGGGAGCACGGTGCGCGGGGTGAACTCGTCCAGACCTGCGTGTCGGGCGCGGCCGGCGATGTCGAGATCGAACTTTGA
- a CDS encoding VOC family protein has translation MSRHFQVTFDAYDPRVLSSFWRDALGYLHPGPPGVDLPEGADPLAAWDDFLARVGVPPEQRNTRSAIEDPAGHGPRLFFQQVPEDKVAKNRVHLDVRAAPGLRGDERMAALEAESDRLVALGATRVHRHEPTPPMGAGHIVMTDPEGNEFCLD, from the coding sequence ATGAGCCGGCACTTCCAGGTCACCTTCGACGCCTACGACCCGCGGGTGCTGTCGTCCTTCTGGCGCGACGCGCTGGGCTACCTCCACCCCGGCCCGCCCGGAGTCGACCTGCCCGAGGGCGCCGACCCGCTGGCCGCGTGGGACGACTTCCTCGCCCGCGTCGGCGTCCCGCCGGAGCAGCGCAACACCCGGTCGGCCATCGAGGACCCGGCGGGTCACGGCCCCCGGCTGTTCTTCCAGCAGGTGCCGGAGGACAAGGTCGCCAAGAACCGCGTCCATCTGGACGTCCGGGCCGCCCCCGGGCTGCGGGGCGACGAGCGGATGGCGGCGCTGGAGGCCGAGAGCGACCGGCTCGTCGCGCTCGGAGCCACCCGGGTGCACCGCCACGAGCCCACTCCCCCAATGGGCGCCGGCCACATCGTGATGACCGACCCCGAGGGCAACGAGTTCTGCCTGGACTGA
- a CDS encoding inositol monophosphatase family protein: MVAIDDLTLAHRLADTADGISLRYFAAGDVSARTKTDGSPVTAADHEVERALRGQVQNFRPRDSFVGEEFGGHANAVRKWVVDPIDGTANFAAGRAEWSTLIAVEEDGEVATGMITAPALRRRWWASRSVGAWTGTCLAGHLGSWEALAVSETEELGRATVAMWPVASWVPSRLLATATALIGQCADGGPLSNWAGVCQGAMLVAAGEIDVFLHLTAGPWDIAAAVPIVEEAGGRFSDLRGGRSISLGSAVFTNGRVHDGVLDRLD, encoded by the coding sequence ATGGTGGCGATCGACGACCTGACTCTCGCTCACCGACTGGCCGACACCGCTGACGGCATCTCCCTGCGGTACTTCGCGGCCGGCGACGTGTCGGCACGGACCAAGACCGACGGTAGCCCCGTCACAGCCGCCGATCACGAGGTTGAGCGAGCCCTGCGCGGTCAGGTTCAGAATTTCCGCCCCCGAGACTCTTTTGTCGGAGAAGAATTCGGGGGGCATGCGAACGCGGTGCGGAAATGGGTGGTCGACCCGATCGATGGCACGGCGAATTTCGCGGCCGGGCGGGCTGAGTGGAGCACTCTGATCGCTGTCGAGGAGGACGGCGAGGTGGCCACCGGAATGATCACGGCCCCTGCCCTCCGTCGCCGCTGGTGGGCGTCACGATCAGTCGGCGCGTGGACAGGCACCTGCCTCGCGGGGCACCTGGGTTCCTGGGAAGCCCTGGCGGTTTCCGAAACCGAGGAACTCGGCAGGGCGACGGTGGCCATGTGGCCCGTTGCCTCCTGGGTTCCTTCGCGGCTTCTGGCCACGGCTACCGCGCTCATCGGGCAGTGTGCTGATGGCGGACCCCTGTCGAACTGGGCCGGAGTGTGCCAGGGCGCAATGCTGGTAGCCGCCGGGGAGATCGATGTTTTTCTCCACCTGACAGCCGGTCCGTGGGACATCGCCGCCGCGGTGCCGATCGTGGAGGAAGCGGGTGGCAGATTCAGCGATCTGCGGGGCGGGCGCAGTATCTCGCTGGGTTCGGCTGTGTTCACCAACGGCCGCGTACACGATGGAGTACTCGACCGGCTCGACTGA
- a CDS encoding MerR family transcriptional regulator: MRPGLTIGEFAQLTHLSVRTLRRYHDSGLLEPSSIDPHSGYRYYTAEQIPSAQVIHRLRELDMPLADVARILANEDPGARAELVAGHLQRLEAELDRTRAAVASLRQLLRPDVAELAVRLRSVPARTVAAISGTVDHDDVLTWYAEAMTELDAALAGHDRLGPPGGRFDNELFTAGRGTVLVYRPSADPPTRGRVTPRTLPAVELATAVHHGAHDDIDVTYGRLGAWVVEHALAVDGPVHETYLTGPRDNPTPRSWRTEIGWPIFRLTPS, translated from the coding sequence ATGCGGCCAGGGCTGACCATCGGCGAGTTCGCGCAGCTGACACATCTGAGCGTGCGGACGCTGCGCCGCTACCACGACAGCGGCCTGCTGGAGCCCTCGTCGATCGACCCGCACAGCGGCTACCGGTACTACACCGCCGAGCAGATCCCGTCCGCCCAGGTGATCCACCGGCTGCGGGAGCTGGACATGCCACTGGCCGACGTCGCCCGGATCCTCGCCAACGAGGACCCGGGCGCGCGGGCCGAGCTGGTCGCCGGGCATCTCCAACGGCTGGAGGCCGAGCTCGACCGCACCCGGGCCGCCGTCGCCTCACTGCGCCAGCTGCTGCGGCCGGACGTCGCGGAGCTGGCGGTACGGCTGCGTTCCGTCCCGGCTCGGACCGTGGCCGCGATCAGCGGCACCGTCGACCACGACGATGTCCTGACGTGGTACGCCGAGGCGATGACCGAGCTCGACGCGGCCCTGGCGGGGCACGACCGACTCGGCCCGCCAGGAGGCCGCTTCGACAACGAGCTGTTCACCGCCGGCCGTGGGACGGTTCTGGTCTACCGGCCGTCCGCCGACCCACCGACGCGGGGCCGCGTCACCCCGCGGACCCTGCCGGCCGTCGAGCTGGCCACCGCCGTCCATCACGGCGCCCACGACGACATCGACGTCACCTACGGCCGGCTGGGCGCCTGGGTGGTCGAGCACGCCCTCGCCGTCGACGGCCCCGTCCACGAGACCTACCTGACCGGCCCGCGCGACAATCCCACGCCGCGGTCCTGGCGCACCGAGATCGGCTGGCCCATCTTCCGCCTCACGCCATCCTGA